One window of the Cryptomeria japonica chromosome 7, Sugi_1.0, whole genome shotgun sequence genome contains the following:
- the LOC131061214 gene encoding non-specific lipid transfer protein GPI-anchored 15 isoform X1, translating to MAGKMECPQQMVSVALTVVVIIAGAAEYGGVGAQSSGCATSLATLSPCMGYITSNMSNPTPSQGCCTALSSVVQSSSACLCQLFNTSNPLGIPINQTRALALPGACKITTPPLSQCNAAGAPATSPSTGSNAPTTTETSPSSSPATPNAVSPSSRSPSLLPPTTSVGGISPTSGEKPTSKAGALFAPSTIISALAVAMVAISIW from the exons ATGGCAGGTAAAATGGAATGCCCTCAACAAATGGTTTCAGTAGCGTTGACTGTGGTGGTAATAATAGCAGGAGCTGCAGAGTATGGCGGTGTGGGTGCTCAATCTTCAGGGTGTGCAACTTCTCTGGCAACATTGTCTCCATGTATGGGATATATCACAAGTAATATGTCCAACCCAACTCCATCACAGGGCTGCTGCACTGCCTTATCTTCTGTAGTGCAGAGCAGTTCAGCGTGCCTGTGCCAGCTGTTCAATACCAGCAATCCACTGGGCATTCCTATTAACCAAACAAGGGCTCTGGCTCTACCAGGCGCTTGCAAAATTACCACTCCACCTCTCAGTCAATGCAATG CTGCAGGGGCTCCGGCTACTTCTCCATCCACAG GTTCTAATGCACCAACAACAACAgaaacttctccttcctcttcccctGCAACTCCAAATGCAGTGTCTCCCTCATCTAGATCACCATCTTTACTTCCTCCCACAACTTCTGTAGGAGGTATTTCACCAACATCCGGCGAGAAACCAACATCAAAGGCAGGAGCCCTTTTCGCACCTTCCACCATCATCAGTGCTTTAGCAGTAGCAATGGTAGCAATCAGTATTTGGTGA